The genomic window TCTCACAGTCAACATTCTGAGCTCCACCTtcggggagggaaggagcggTGGTCAACCTCAGCTGTACCTTCCACATCAGTGGTGGTCAGATGCTGGTTTTCGGGGAGCAAATGGCAGGTACTCGAGTAGCACTTTCCCTAAATATGACCCAGCATTCAATCGATATCTTCATATTCCCCTCACTCTGGCCTGCCTCATTGCTTGGTTCATAGCtcacccatcacccatctGAAGCCTCCCCTGAATCTTTTCTCACATATCGATCACATTTATGATCCAAAAACCCCATaccaaccaccctccctcatAAACCAGCACCTCACCAACCGAATCTCCCCATCTTATACCCATCCTATTATGCAATCCGTAGCCGCGACCGGCCTACAACCAACAGCGACCTCCCAAGTGGCacgaacaacaacaatagaTATTTACCCGTTCGTCTCTGCCACCTCCCGAACGCCCACCCTCCTCGGGTATATATGCACAGTATCTTGCATATGCTATGACCCTTGTGCATCGTCTGTATGTGTGTACGTATGCAAGCGCAAGATATGCACTGTGACACACACACGCCGACACTCGCATCTCACACCGCATCAGATGTTCatcacacactctctcttcATGAGAAATTATTCAACATGGCACAGAATAACGACAGAGCAAACATTGCCATTCTGACCTTTCCGATATCGCTGGGCTTGTTTGGGTATGGACTGGGAGTCGAGTATAGGGGTAATCTGGGGAGACGGGATCTTATCAGTGACTCAGGAAACATGCTCACTATCACCGAGGTTGGCATTTTGGCAACATTGTTCTCATTGCTGATGTCCTCATCCAAAGTGTATGTATGTTGTCCTCGACTCCCGACAACCTATCTGTCTCATAAAACAAAAATCCAAGTCCATCATCATACGCCATGTCTATCCCTCTCTTCTATGATCCAGCTTCAAAACGATTCGATTCAGGGACAAAGCCTCGAAACACAAATAACCAAAGAAAAAACTGCAAAAAATAATGTCTCGACCTGTAAATATTCCATGCCTAGCGTCTTTTTTCTCTATGACTGGCTCTCTTCTGCTCTTGTGAACGAGCGCCTTCTgttcttttgcttttgaaGATTATTTTACGCCCCAATTCGccatgaaaaaaaaaacccccatTAAAcagacccctcccccaccccccccaaatcaaGAAACGCTCAAAAGTAAACCATCAAGTAAAGCAGTGCTCGCTCCCAAATCCTAAAATGCCCAAACCCTAAgccttctgctgctgctggacctTGGCCATCCTCTTCGACATGCTATTCCCAACATGTTAGCCTCATGTTTATAATCAAGGGTtgagggaagaagaaaaaaaacactcACAAATCATAGAACGCAAACTGCCCCGCCCCACTCCCAAACTCATACACGAACCGACTCGCCACATAACTCCCAAAGATGGCCCTCAGGTAGCTATCCGGCACCCGCTTGATGATCGTCTCCAACCCAATCTTCTCAATCAACAAGTTCGGCAGCGCGTCCGCCAAGACACTGTTCCTGAGCGCCTCATTCTCCCACAGATCGCTGTGCTGGAGCTGCTCATCCAGACTGGTAATCGCCTGCGACAGCTTATCAGACAGAATGGAACGAGGCACCTTGGTCTTCTGGTGCTCAGCCCAGATGGCCTCAAACTCCAACCTGGCGTTCTCCTGAATCTTTTCCTGCACAGCCTTGACGTACGCCTTGTAGAACTCAGGCGcgttgcccttcttgtcGACGCACATGTCCTTGACGAAGGACTCGTCGTcaaaggagagggaggccaGCACCTCGagagaggatgaggtgacACCGCCCTTGTTGGCCGAGGCGTCCTTATAGACGATGCAACCAGCCTCTTCGAGGCGAAGTTTCGCGTCTTGAgtgatgaagaggttggcaCCTTCGACGATGTAAGGGACCGTGCACTTGCCgtccttgatgagcttgttGGCGGAGACGAGGTCGATGGACTCGGGTCGGCCACCGCAGGGGACAAACATGTCAGTGAGGCCAGTGTCGCGGAGGTGGTAGGTGTTGCGGAAGGCAGTGCCATTGTTGACGACCTCGCCGGTGGGGAGAGTGATGTTGGCATCCTCGCAAAGGACACGGTAACCATCCTTGGAGAGCTTGGACAGGTCAAAGTGGACAATCATCTGTCGGTTCTTGGCCAGGCGGCGGAGCTCGTCCTTGTCGATTCCGTTGGGGTCGACAAGGACACCGGAGCCATCGACAACGGCCGTGTACTTTtcgttgctgaggaggatctcGTTGGAGCCGAGATCACCGTCTGGGCCTCCAGTCTGCATCTTGcggacggtggaggggtcgaggttgagctTGCGGTAGATGCCCTTGACGTACTCGCGCACCGAGAGAGTGGTCATGCCGTAGGTGTCGTGGGGGATACCGCCCAGTTTGGGGGACTTGCCGGTGAAGAAGGACTTCCACCAGGGAGCGCCGCGATGGCGGGCGTGCTCGGTGGCCCAATCGACGAGGTCGGCCGTGTTCTCGTCGGGACCCATGAAGAggatctcctccttgccgtaGAGGTCCACAATGGGGTTCTTGATGCCAGGGGTCTCTGGCTTGAGGAGCAAATCGAGAATGCTGTCAATATACTTCTCGAAAGCCTCACGAGCCTTGTCTTGCTGCTTGGGGTCGAGCAAGATGACACCCTTGGAGCCACCTTCGGGAATATCCTTGTTCTTGCGCTGCTGGGTGCTGGCGAGATTGTAGTTCTCATCGAACAAGTTGCGGGCGTTGATGGAGTAGGCCTCCTTGCTGCGGGACTTGACAATGCGGATACCGCCACGGGCAATGTCCTTAAAGCGAAGGTGGAAACCGCGAGACTCGGAAGAGATGACGAGGAACATGCCGTAGAGACGGTTGGGGTACTCAAACTCGGGCAGGAAGCTTGGGTCGAGGCGGAAGCTGAGGGCGACCTTGGTAGGGGTGAAGTAGTTGGTCTTGAGGACGGCATTGTTGAAGACGCGGAAGGcagtcatcaccatctcttcGTGCTCGTTATTCACGTCCTTGGTGATCTTGtccttgagcttggcgtCTGAGAGGACCTCAAAGGCTGGCGTGGGGGCAATGAAGTGGCGGTCGAAACCAGGGCCGACCTTGAGGTGCACGTTGGCGAAGGAGGCATACAAAGCCCTGACGAGTCCGGGATGAGATTTGATAATCTCCAGGATGTAGTCGGGCGTAAAAGTCTCAGTGCGGAGAcgcttcttcatcttggACAGAATCTCGGCGTGCGAGTTGTTCTTGGGATTGAGGGCCGCCACTAGCGAAGCATACTCAGATCCAAGACGGTTGAGGAAGTGCTGCACAAAGACCCACACAGAGTGAGCGTAGATGGTCTCCTGCAAACTGAGCTCGCCCGAGGCAAACATGTCCTGCAGCTTGGTCTGAGGAATGCAGTATAGGAGGGAGATCTCCTTGGTGATCTGGTGGATGGACTCCTCGATGGAGGGGAACTTGCcctcgaggttggaggcggGTCGCAGGtagatgctgatgatggtgatgccgttgGAGAACTGCTCGACGTACTTGCGGGAGCTGGTGACGCCATAGTAGTGATAGAGATCGCTCAGGGCGCTGAAGATGCCCCTGGCAGTTCTTGAGCGGAAAGCAACGACCAATCTCTTCTCCGGGGTCCCCTCAATGTCGTAGACCTCGATAACGGGACCAGCACGGCGGACAGCGCTCTCGATGATCTCCTGATAGATCAccttggtgttcttggtgGCCTTGGCGAGGAACATGCGGTCGCTGATAACCTCCAATCTGGTCTCCATTGGGTCGGCATTTGCATCAACAAACTGGCACTGATACACGAAGTAGCAGCGGAGAGTGGCCTTGGAGTTGGCGTCTTGTCCCAAAACACCGGGAGACC from Podospora pseudoanserina strain CBS 124.78 chromosome 7 map unlocalized CBS124.78p_7.2, whole genome shotgun sequence includes these protein-coding regions:
- the GDH2 gene encoding NAD-dependent glutamate dehydrogenase (COG:E; BUSCO:EOG09260E8K; EggNog:ENOG503NVNH) yields the protein MEGIMVEPVLASPVDRMRRVSILTIKTNLPMDSFPEYQDPFSSSDDTMTESPSTLNPANRLVEKTRGTEVSRHPSPQPTHVSYPKMNGNGHRVLRSATVGYVAPEFKGKAEQMKQVREIILKGGWIPEALVDAQIIWFYNELAIDDVYFQLESPEAISNHITSLYAAKVAAFSREDKREEIRLDMEASDHAIYIDTSEPGKTSINGPRYEHRLESKYLDGGDTSKRFRVETFRSPGVLGQDANSKATLRCYFVYQCQFVDANADPMETRLEVISDRMFLAKATKNTKVIYQEIIESAVRRAGPVIEVYDIEGTPEKRLVVAFRSRTARGIFSALSDLYHYYGVTSSRKYVEQFSNGITIISIYLRPASNLEGKFPSIEESIHQITKEISLLYCIPQTKLQDMFASGELSLQETIYAHSVWVFVQHFLNRLGSEYASLVAALNPKNNSHAEILSKMKKRLRTETFTPDYILEIIKSHPGLVRALYASFANVHLKVGPGFDRHFIAPTPAFEVLSDAKLKDKITKDVNNEHEEMVMTAFRVFNNAVLKTNYFTPTKVALSFRLDPSFLPEFEYPNRLYGMFLVISSESRGFHLRFKDIARGGIRIVKSRSKEAYSINARNLFDENYNLASTQQRKNKDIPEGGSKGVILLDPKQQDKAREAFEKYIDSILDLLLKPETPGIKNPIVDLYGKEEILFMGPDENTADLVDWATEHARHRGAPWWKSFFTGKSPKLGGIPHDTYGMTTLSVREYVKGIYRKLNLDPSTVRKMQTGGPDGDLGSNEILLSNEKYTAVVDGSGVLVDPNGIDKDELRRLAKNRQMIVHFDLSKLSKDGYRVLCEDANITLPTGEVVNNGTAFRNTYHLRDTGLTDMFVPCGGRPESIDLVSANKLIKDGKCTVPYIVEGANLFITQDAKLRLEEAGCIVYKDASANKGGVTSSSLEVLASLSFDDESFVKDMCVDKKGNAPEFYKAYVKAVQEKIQENARLEFEAIWAEHQKTKVPRSILSDKLSQAITSLDEQLQHSDLWENEALRNSVLADALPNLLIEKIGLETIIKRVPDSYLRAIFGSYVASRFVYEFGSGAGQFAFYDFMSKRMAKVQQQQKA